Proteins co-encoded in one Nocardioides sp. genomic window:
- a CDS encoding iron ABC transporter permease: MAIGVLVAAMALIPLGFVLYGAITTGPAESWRVLARPRIAMLLANTLSLATVCMLATALIGVALATLVARTDLPGKRLWHPLFVAPLAVPAFVNGYAWVSLDRSMMGFDGAFLVTTLSYYPLVYLPVLASLRGLDPALDESAYSLGRGTWATYRTVILPQLRPAILGGVLLVGLHLLAEFGALALLGFPTFTTAIYDQYGSTFNGSAATMMAGVLVLCCLVLLLGELKLRGHQHLSRLGQGSKRKPRMWRLGVAKAPVAATCAALVALAVGVPTYALVHWLRVGASTAFPIGELTRAATTTATLALVGAVFATVAALPVAWLAVRHRSRTTMVIERSTYVANALPGIVVGLALVIVSLRLAPALYQTALLLIVAYAILFLPRAMVSVRAGLEQAPPVLDDVAKSLGVSPLEAARRVTLPLILPSLGAGAALIFLAISTELTATLMLSPIGTHTLATEFWSASADLRYGAAAPYALLLVLVSIPATWLLTRQERLDP, translated from the coding sequence TTGGCCATCGGAGTGCTCGTGGCTGCGATGGCGCTGATCCCGCTGGGCTTCGTCCTGTACGGCGCGATCACGACCGGGCCGGCGGAGTCGTGGCGCGTCCTGGCGCGGCCAAGGATCGCGATGCTGCTGGCCAACACGCTGAGCCTGGCGACCGTATGCATGCTCGCCACAGCCCTGATCGGGGTCGCACTCGCCACGCTGGTCGCGCGCACGGACCTGCCCGGGAAACGGCTCTGGCACCCACTCTTCGTCGCGCCGCTCGCGGTCCCCGCGTTCGTCAACGGGTACGCCTGGGTTTCGCTCGATCGCTCGATGATGGGCTTCGACGGCGCCTTCCTGGTGACGACACTGTCCTACTACCCGCTGGTCTACCTGCCAGTCCTGGCGAGCTTGCGAGGCCTCGACCCCGCGCTGGACGAGTCGGCGTACTCCCTGGGCCGCGGCACCTGGGCCACTTATCGCACGGTGATCCTGCCCCAACTCCGACCGGCGATCCTCGGTGGTGTCCTGCTGGTCGGGTTGCACCTGCTCGCCGAGTTCGGCGCGTTGGCCCTGCTCGGTTTCCCGACCTTCACGACCGCGATCTACGACCAGTACGGCTCCACGTTCAACGGCTCGGCCGCCACCATGATGGCCGGCGTCCTGGTGCTGTGCTGTCTGGTGCTGCTCCTGGGCGAACTCAAGTTGCGCGGTCACCAACATCTCTCCCGACTCGGCCAGGGCAGCAAGCGCAAGCCTCGGATGTGGCGTCTCGGTGTCGCCAAGGCCCCGGTCGCGGCAACCTGCGCCGCACTGGTCGCCCTGGCCGTCGGCGTCCCGACGTACGCACTGGTGCACTGGCTGCGCGTCGGCGCCTCGACTGCCTTCCCGATCGGCGAACTCACCCGCGCCGCCACGACGACCGCGACTCTCGCGCTGGTCGGCGCCGTCTTCGCGACCGTGGCCGCCCTGCCCGTGGCCTGGCTGGCCGTACGACACCGTTCGCGGACCACGATGGTGATCGAACGCAGCACCTACGTCGCCAACGCGCTGCCCGGCATCGTGGTGGGGCTGGCTCTGGTGATCGTGTCGCTGCGCCTGGCCCCTGCGCTCTACCAGACCGCACTGCTGCTGATCGTGGCGTACGCGATCCTCTTCCTGCCGCGCGCGATGGTGTCGGTGCGCGCCGGGCTCGAGCAGGCACCTCCCGTACTCGACGACGTGGCGAAGAGCCTGGGCGTCAGTCCGCTCGAAGCGGCCCGTCGGGTGACCCTGCCCCTCATCCTGCCCAGCCTCGGGGCGGGGGCGGCGCTGATCTTCCTGGCGATCTCCACCGAGCTCACCGCGACCTTGATGCTGTCGCCGATCGGCACGCACACGCTGGCTACGGAGTTCTGGTCTGCCAGCGCGGACCTGCGCTACGGCGCGGCTGCTCCGTACGCCCTGCTGCTCGTCCTCGTCTCGATCCCCGCGACCTGGCTGCTCACCCGGCAGGAGAGACTGGACCCATGA
- a CDS encoding GtrA family protein gives MSVQWRRLLGEVWRYLMVGLGATIVAVILFNLLVHGFSTAYEAPLNRQPALAYVLANTVGMLISYRGTRGWAFRHRETTHVDGGRTAYVLINLATMLIPLACLWISRNLFGLDDPLSDNISANIIGLGLGNAARFVLTRQWIFNVRREDGARAT, from the coding sequence GTGAGCGTGCAGTGGCGCCGACTTCTCGGTGAGGTCTGGCGTTATCTCATGGTCGGCCTCGGCGCCACCATCGTCGCCGTCATCCTCTTCAACCTGCTGGTGCATGGCTTCAGCACGGCGTACGAGGCCCCGCTCAACCGGCAGCCCGCACTGGCGTACGTGCTGGCCAACACCGTCGGCATGCTGATCAGTTATCGGGGAACCCGTGGCTGGGCGTTCCGGCATCGCGAGACCACCCATGTGGACGGCGGGCGCACGGCGTACGTCTTGATCAACCTGGCCACGATGCTGATCCCGCTCGCCTGCTTGTGGATCAGCCGCAACCTCTTTGGCCTGGACGACCCACTGTCGGACAACATCAGTGCCAACATCATCGGGCTGGGACTGGGCAATGCTGCTCGATTCGTGCTCACCCGACAGTGGATCTTCAACGTCCGACGCGAGGACGGGGCCCGCGCGACTTAG
- a CDS encoding type II toxin-antitoxin system PemK/MazF family toxin — MELTVEPGAVLWASPDPSVGREQRGRRPVLVVSNVDYLETVATLALVVPLTTVDRGWDNHIRVTGEHGLGRETFAMTEQVRVVSRERFAALSGCVDAATLAGVRRWLLDYLI, encoded by the coding sequence GTGGAACTGACGGTCGAGCCCGGGGCGGTGCTCTGGGCATCGCCAGACCCATCGGTCGGCCGCGAGCAGAGAGGTCGCCGTCCGGTGCTGGTGGTCAGCAATGTGGACTATCTAGAGACGGTGGCGACGCTGGCGCTCGTGGTGCCGCTGACGACCGTTGATCGAGGATGGGACAACCACATCAGGGTCACGGGTGAGCACGGACTGGGCCGCGAAACCTTTGCGATGACCGAGCAGGTGCGAGTGGTGTCGCGAGAGCGGTTTGCCGCACTGAGTGGCTGTGTGGATGCGGCGACGCTGGCTGGCGTACGCCGGTGGCTCCTCGACTACCTCATTTAA
- a CDS encoding SGNH/GDSL hydrolase family protein, with amino-acid sequence MQPYVALGDSYSAGVGGGDRRGLCFRGRNGYPPLLAQALQQGLDYQACSGAIIDSMRRTQFGALTNQTQTVTLTIGGNDAGFATVVSRAASPSWLADGMAAIRGAQQIIRTQLTRTLPEVYAEIRTKAPHARIVVATYPRLFSTVDCQPLTFFTAAELTALNATADLIAEVIQAAAEQAGIECLDVRAQFDGHDVCATMAYVNGLMLPVDESFHPSPQGHQAYADILAAHLGARRSAITTEVRLEEGADQRGPAPSCSLPRLDSPDALAKAAAAGLDPDTVAQLGRRLARWWDGGRRVREGVRPLDPEPTPAEVEAAEELRALGEDRRIRHPDG; translated from the coding sequence ATGCAGCCCTACGTCGCCCTCGGAGACTCCTACTCGGCAGGCGTCGGGGGAGGAGACCGGCGCGGGCTGTGCTTTCGAGGCCGCAACGGCTATCCACCGCTGCTCGCGCAGGCGCTGCAACAAGGCCTCGACTACCAGGCGTGCAGCGGCGCCATCATCGACTCGATGCGGCGTACGCAATTCGGCGCACTCACCAACCAGACTCAAACGGTGACCCTGACGATCGGCGGCAACGACGCCGGGTTCGCAACGGTGGTCAGCAGGGCAGCCTCGCCCAGCTGGCTGGCCGACGGGATGGCCGCCATCCGCGGCGCTCAGCAGATCATCCGGACCCAACTCACACGGACCCTGCCCGAGGTCTACGCGGAGATCAGGACGAAGGCACCACACGCCCGCATCGTCGTCGCGACCTATCCGCGGCTCTTCAGCACAGTCGACTGCCAACCACTGACCTTCTTCACCGCAGCAGAACTCACCGCGCTCAACGCCACGGCCGACCTCATCGCCGAGGTCATCCAGGCCGCCGCAGAGCAGGCCGGCATCGAGTGCCTCGACGTGCGAGCACAGTTCGACGGCCACGACGTGTGCGCGACCATGGCGTACGTCAATGGTCTGATGCTGCCGGTCGACGAGTCCTTCCATCCCAGTCCCCAGGGCCACCAGGCGTACGCGGACATCCTCGCGGCACACCTGGGCGCCCGGCGCAGCGCGATCACGACCGAGGTCCGGCTCGAGGAGGGAGCCGACCAACGCGGACCCGCGCCGAGCTGCTCCCTGCCACGGTTGGACTCTCCCGACGCTCTCGCGAAGGCCGCTGCGGCCGGCCTCGATCCCGACACGGTGGCCCAACTCGGTCGTCGGTTGGCTCGTTGGTGGGACGGCGGGAGGCGGGTTCGAGAAGGCGTACGACCGCTCGATCCGGAGCCCACGCCGGCCGAGGTCGAGGCCGCTGAGGAGTTGCGAGCGCTCGGCGAGGATCGGAGGATTCGGCACCCCGACGGCTAG
- a CDS encoding iron ABC transporter substrate-binding protein, protein MSFKTRTAIGVAVAALGLPLLSSCSILNPPDLVVYNAQHEELLNEIVPIFEKETGLDVELRNGKDLELANQIVAEGKDSPADVFLTENSPAMTIVDNAGLFAKAPEQSLKDIPAEFVPADQNWVGFLARSTVAFYNTDEITEAELPKSILDFAKPEWKGKVAFSPTGADFQAIVSAVLATQGEDATKQWLDGLKANGVIVQNNLVVLQSVNSGDVPAGIAYHYYWFRDQAEAGENSDSSKVHFFGNQDPGAFVSVSGAGILKSSEKSANATKFLEFLTGVEGQQEMADSYALEYPLNPGATDPKGVKPFDELDPPTVDLAGLNGPKVVELMEGAGLL, encoded by the coding sequence GTGTCGTTCAAGACCCGCACTGCGATCGGCGTCGCCGTTGCCGCCCTCGGCCTGCCGCTCCTCAGTTCGTGCAGCATCCTCAACCCGCCCGACCTGGTCGTCTATAACGCCCAGCACGAGGAACTGCTCAACGAGATCGTGCCGATCTTCGAGAAGGAGACCGGACTCGACGTCGAGTTGCGCAACGGCAAGGATCTCGAACTGGCCAATCAGATCGTCGCCGAGGGCAAGGACTCCCCCGCCGACGTGTTCCTCACCGAGAACTCGCCTGCGATGACGATCGTGGACAACGCCGGGCTCTTCGCCAAGGCCCCCGAGCAGTCGTTGAAGGACATCCCGGCCGAGTTCGTGCCTGCTGATCAGAACTGGGTGGGCTTCCTGGCGCGCTCGACCGTCGCGTTCTACAACACCGACGAGATCACCGAGGCAGAGCTGCCCAAGTCGATCCTCGACTTCGCCAAGCCCGAGTGGAAGGGCAAGGTCGCCTTCTCTCCGACCGGCGCCGACTTCCAGGCGATCGTCAGCGCGGTGCTGGCCACCCAAGGCGAAGACGCCACCAAGCAGTGGCTCGACGGTCTCAAGGCCAACGGCGTGATCGTGCAGAACAACCTGGTCGTCCTGCAGAGCGTCAACTCAGGTGACGTCCCGGCGGGCATCGCCTACCACTACTACTGGTTCCGCGACCAGGCCGAGGCGGGCGAGAACTCCGACAGTTCCAAGGTGCACTTCTTCGGTAACCAGGACCCCGGAGCATTCGTCTCGGTGTCCGGCGCCGGAATCTTGAAGAGTTCCGAGAAGTCCGCCAACGCGACGAAGTTCCTGGAGTTCCTCACGGGAGTCGAAGGCCAGCAGGAGATGGCCGATTCGTACGCTCTCGAATACCCCCTCAACCCCGGGGCCACCGACCCGAAGGGCGTCAAGCCGTTCGATGAACTCGACCCGCCGACCGTCGACCTGGCCGGCCTCAACGGCCCGAAGGTCGTGGAGCTGATGGAAGGCGCCGGACTCCTCTGA
- a CDS encoding acyl-CoA dehydrogenase family protein — MTFELSREHEEFRRTVREFAQGEIAPHAAQWDRDHHFPVDVVQQMGALGLMGLTAPEEYGGSGLAGEDGGFTSLCLAIEEIGRVDQSMGITLEAAVGLGINPILTYGTAEQKAEWLPSLVAGQTLAGFGLTEPGAGSDAGATRTRATLENGEWVINGAKQFITNSGSSITSVVNITARTGSRDDGRAEISTLIVPAGTPGFTAEKAYDKLGWHASDTHPLTFSDCRVPESHLLGERGRGYAQFLATLDDGRVAISALAVGCIQACLDLSLAYAGERQTFGVPIGRKQGVAFQIADLQVMLDASRLLTYKAAAMKDALDAGASVSVGAFKQAAAVAKLYSTESAVTATRIATQIFGGYGFMEEYPVVRFYRDAKVLEIGEGTSEVQRMLIARGLGLPVE; from the coding sequence ATGACCTTCGAGTTGTCCCGTGAGCATGAAGAATTCCGGCGTACGGTGCGCGAGTTCGCGCAAGGTGAGATCGCCCCGCATGCGGCGCAGTGGGACCGAGACCACCACTTCCCGGTCGATGTCGTGCAGCAGATGGGCGCGCTCGGGCTGATGGGTCTGACCGCTCCGGAGGAGTACGGCGGGTCCGGTCTGGCAGGTGAGGACGGTGGCTTCACGTCGCTGTGCCTGGCCATCGAGGAGATCGGTCGAGTCGACCAGTCGATGGGCATCACCTTGGAGGCCGCCGTCGGCCTGGGGATCAATCCGATTCTCACCTACGGCACGGCCGAGCAGAAGGCCGAATGGCTCCCTTCTTTAGTGGCCGGTCAGACGCTGGCGGGCTTCGGTCTCACCGAACCCGGTGCGGGCTCTGATGCGGGAGCCACGCGTACGAGGGCGACCCTGGAGAACGGTGAGTGGGTCATCAACGGCGCCAAGCAGTTCATCACCAACTCGGGATCGTCGATTACGTCGGTCGTGAACATCACCGCCCGGACCGGGTCACGAGACGACGGCCGGGCGGAGATCTCGACGCTGATCGTGCCTGCCGGCACGCCCGGCTTCACGGCCGAGAAGGCGTACGACAAACTCGGCTGGCACGCTTCCGACACGCACCCGCTGACCTTCTCGGACTGCCGGGTCCCAGAGTCGCATTTGTTGGGCGAGCGGGGCCGCGGGTATGCCCAGTTCCTCGCCACCTTGGACGACGGCCGGGTCGCGATCTCCGCGCTCGCCGTCGGGTGCATCCAGGCCTGCCTGGACCTGTCGCTGGCGTACGCAGGGGAGCGCCAGACGTTCGGTGTGCCCATCGGGCGCAAGCAGGGCGTCGCATTTCAGATCGCCGACCTCCAGGTGATGCTGGATGCGTCGCGACTGTTGACGTACAAGGCCGCGGCGATGAAGGACGCCTTGGACGCGGGCGCCTCGGTGTCCGTCGGTGCCTTCAAGCAGGCCGCTGCCGTTGCCAAGCTCTATTCGACCGAGTCGGCCGTCACCGCGACCCGCATCGCCACTCAGATCTTCGGTGGGTATGGGTTCATGGAGGAATACCCGGTCGTACGTTTCTATCGCGACGCCAAGGTTTTGGAGATCGGCGAGGGCACCTCGGAGGTGCAGCGGATGCTGATCGCGCGTGGGCTCGGTCTGCCCGTCGAGTAA
- a CDS encoding DUF402 domain-containing protein yields the protein MPRLHKQKIQKRKISVIDGHAHDTFSWPVERLGEDEYGTWVGSLRGTPVTQPDGQSESQPDDAVWLITAHAWWIVAFWFTDETDLTVDICAPVTFANETWTFLDLELDLFRAADGRSGIVDRDELNALVEADHLHELHAQLAIDAADELLPRVEDRHEPFGERGRHWLEVLRSRDR from the coding sequence GTGCCTCGCCTCCACAAGCAGAAGATCCAAAAGCGGAAGATCTCGGTGATCGACGGGCATGCCCACGACACCTTCAGTTGGCCGGTTGAGAGACTGGGCGAGGACGAATACGGCACCTGGGTCGGGTCCCTACGTGGCACCCCCGTGACCCAGCCCGACGGCCAGTCCGAAAGCCAACCCGACGACGCGGTCTGGCTGATCACTGCGCACGCCTGGTGGATCGTCGCCTTCTGGTTCACCGACGAAACCGACCTCACCGTGGACATCTGCGCACCGGTCACCTTCGCGAACGAGACCTGGACGTTCCTCGACCTGGAGCTGGATCTCTTCCGCGCCGCTGATGGACGCTCCGGCATCGTGGATCGCGACGAACTCAACGCACTCGTGGAGGCTGATCACCTTCACGAGCTGCACGCGCAGCTTGCTATCGACGCCGCTGACGAACTTCTCCCACGCGTCGAAGACCGCCACGAGCCCTTCGGCGAGCGAGGCCGACACTGGCTTGAGGTGTTGCGCTCTCGCGATCGCTGA
- a CDS encoding ABC transporter ATP-binding protein: MTGLAIAGVTKSFGDTLAVSDVTLDVPSESITTVLGPSGCGKTTLLRLIAGFLDPDAGTIAFGDRVVASGRKSVPPQKRKVGYVPQEGALFPHLDIAANIGFGLPRSQRGGARIAEMLDLVELPAAYASRHPHELSGGQQQRVALARALAPNPSVVLLDEPFSSLDATLRASTGRSVVRALRAARATAVLVTHDQDEALSLADQVAVMRQGDLVQAASPREVYRAPTDPTVARFVGGATVLRADIVDGFAQTMLGRLSVQSGFADGPAEVVVRPEQLRLVAHGDGPTGRVVDVSFYGHDSDVRFDLVPGGPTLVARMNGLEAPEPGDDVVVTIAGAGYAFPVNPTFDEPASD; this comes from the coding sequence ATGACCGGCTTGGCGATCGCAGGCGTCACGAAGTCGTTCGGCGACACCCTTGCGGTGAGCGACGTGACTCTCGACGTGCCGAGCGAGTCGATCACCACGGTGCTCGGCCCCTCCGGCTGCGGCAAGACCACGCTGCTGCGCCTGATCGCCGGCTTCCTCGACCCGGATGCGGGCACCATCGCGTTCGGGGACCGCGTCGTGGCGAGCGGACGCAAGAGCGTGCCGCCGCAGAAGCGCAAGGTCGGGTACGTGCCCCAGGAGGGCGCGCTCTTCCCGCACCTCGACATCGCCGCCAATATCGGCTTCGGCTTGCCGCGATCCCAACGCGGTGGAGCCCGGATCGCCGAGATGCTGGATCTCGTCGAACTTCCCGCGGCGTACGCCTCGCGTCATCCGCACGAACTCTCCGGCGGTCAGCAACAGCGCGTCGCCCTGGCTCGCGCGCTAGCCCCGAACCCGTCCGTGGTGCTGCTAGACGAACCCTTCAGCTCGCTGGACGCGACCCTGCGCGCCAGCACCGGACGCTCGGTCGTACGCGCCTTGCGTGCCGCTCGTGCCACCGCCGTCTTGGTGACCCACGATCAGGACGAGGCGCTGTCCCTGGCTGATCAGGTCGCCGTCATGCGCCAGGGCGATCTGGTCCAGGCGGCCTCACCGCGCGAGGTCTACCGCGCCCCGACCGACCCGACGGTCGCCCGCTTCGTCGGCGGGGCGACCGTACTGCGCGCCGACATCGTCGACGGATTCGCCCAGACCATGCTCGGGCGGCTTTCGGTGCAGTCCGGCTTCGCTGACGGTCCGGCGGAGGTGGTCGTACGCCCCGAGCAGTTGCGCCTGGTGGCGCATGGCGACGGTCCCACCGGACGCGTCGTCGACGTCTCCTTCTATGGCCACGACTCCGACGTCAGGTTCGACCTGGTGCCGGGTGGGCCGACGTTGGTGGCTCGGATGAACGGCCTGGAAGCGCCGGAGCCTGGCGACGACGTGGTCGTGACCATCGCCGGCGCCGGGTACGCCTTCCCGGTCAACCCCACCTTCGACGAGCCGGCTTCCGATTAG
- a CDS encoding AMP-binding protein: MSPVVSLPRVRAHSVFDLAAHGERVALRTHEGELSYADLAARAADVAETLGGTRRLVLIECANTLDTLITLLAALQHGHVALLVPPGRDHVDLMARYDPDVVAGERLGRWRLTARRAGTAHQLHPDLALLLSTSGSTGSPKLVRLSYDNLRANAAAIADYLDLTPADRAITALPLHYCYGLSVVTSHLSAGAAVTLTELSVVDDCFWQLAAESGVTNLAGVPYTFELLEQAGRQDLHALAPTLRLVTQAGGRLAPELVRAWAQRGRRQGWDLVVMYGQTEATARMAFLPAALATTRPESIGVAIPGGTLRLDPAAGQSDGVGELVYAGPNVMLGYAESASDLAEGASLTELRTGDLARERDGLFEIVGRLGRHAKLFGVRLDLARIERACDPGVVCVAGEHLLHVFGERNQIAARADELRSRAAHAAGLPPTAVRVTAVDSLPRTSSGKPDLAGLGTQARDLEERRPTADPADAGDLLEALVADFALVLGRDDATPASTFVSLGGDSLSYVELATRLGDRLGELPTGWHLTPIQELATQQAANTRSRVDTSVVLRALGILAIVGSHANLFMIMGGAHVLLAVAGFNLARFQLGATARTTRLRHGLASLARLVVPSTLWIGGVALLTGFYTWPTAFFLNGLLGSDLWTDQWQFWFLESIVWATLGVLALLSIPALHRLERRRPFEFALGILAVTLAMRYLWVGIIAGSPARYALPAVAWFIALGWAAARADSRNRRLLVSVLGVGGLIGFFGFDLEDFARIALIAGAVLLLIWRATVPVPRSLVKPLSVVASASLFIYLTHWQVYPHLEDDFPLLATIASVLVGIAYYRVIRPLLRFTP; encoded by the coding sequence GTGTCGCCAGTCGTCTCGCTTCCTCGCGTCCGCGCGCACAGCGTCTTCGATCTGGCCGCGCACGGCGAGCGGGTCGCGCTGCGTACGCACGAGGGCGAGTTGTCGTACGCCGATCTGGCGGCTCGCGCCGCCGATGTCGCCGAGACCCTCGGCGGCACCCGTCGGCTCGTGCTGATCGAATGCGCCAACACCCTGGACACCCTGATCACGCTGCTCGCCGCACTGCAGCACGGGCACGTCGCCCTGCTGGTCCCACCCGGACGCGACCATGTCGACCTCATGGCCCGCTACGACCCCGACGTGGTCGCCGGTGAGCGGCTCGGCCGGTGGCGACTCACCGCACGGCGCGCGGGCACGGCACACCAACTGCATCCCGATCTGGCCCTGCTGCTGAGCACGTCGGGATCGACCGGCTCGCCCAAACTGGTCCGGCTGTCGTATGACAACCTGCGCGCCAACGCGGCCGCGATCGCCGACTACCTCGACCTGACCCCGGCTGACCGCGCCATCACCGCGCTGCCACTGCATTACTGCTATGGCCTGTCGGTCGTCACGTCCCACCTCAGCGCGGGCGCCGCGGTCACACTGACCGAGCTCAGTGTCGTCGACGACTGCTTTTGGCAGCTGGCCGCTGAGTCGGGCGTGACCAACCTGGCCGGGGTGCCGTACACCTTCGAACTCTTGGAGCAGGCCGGGCGCCAAGACCTGCACGCTCTCGCCCCGACGCTGCGTCTGGTCACTCAGGCCGGCGGTCGGCTCGCGCCCGAACTCGTCCGCGCGTGGGCCCAGCGCGGGCGCCGCCAGGGGTGGGACCTCGTGGTGATGTACGGCCAGACCGAGGCCACCGCGCGGATGGCCTTCCTGCCCGCGGCACTGGCGACGACCCGCCCGGAATCGATCGGCGTGGCAATTCCCGGTGGCACCTTGCGCCTGGACCCGGCCGCTGGGCAGTCTGACGGTGTCGGTGAGTTGGTGTACGCCGGGCCCAACGTGATGCTCGGGTACGCCGAGTCCGCCTCCGACCTGGCCGAGGGCGCGAGCCTGACCGAGTTGCGCACCGGCGACCTGGCCCGCGAGCGCGATGGCCTCTTCGAGATCGTGGGACGGTTAGGGCGCCACGCAAAGCTCTTCGGCGTACGCCTCGATCTCGCGCGCATCGAGAGGGCTTGCGATCCGGGCGTGGTCTGTGTCGCCGGAGAACATCTCCTCCACGTCTTCGGTGAGCGCAACCAGATCGCGGCTCGCGCCGACGAACTGCGCAGCCGGGCGGCTCACGCGGCCGGCCTGCCACCGACCGCGGTGCGCGTCACCGCAGTGGACTCGCTGCCGCGCACGAGCAGTGGCAAGCCGGACCTGGCCGGACTGGGCACGCAGGCACGCGATCTCGAAGAGCGCCGACCCACAGCCGACCCAGCCGACGCGGGCGACCTCTTGGAGGCGCTCGTCGCCGACTTCGCGCTCGTGCTCGGCCGCGACGACGCTACCCCGGCGAGCACCTTCGTCAGTCTGGGCGGCGACTCGCTGTCGTACGTCGAACTCGCCACTCGCCTCGGTGATCGGCTCGGCGAACTCCCCACGGGCTGGCACCTCACCCCGATCCAGGAGTTGGCGACGCAGCAAGCGGCGAACACTCGCAGCCGGGTCGACACTTCGGTCGTCCTGCGCGCCCTGGGAATCTTGGCCATTGTCGGCAGCCACGCCAATCTCTTCATGATCATGGGCGGCGCCCACGTGCTCTTGGCCGTCGCGGGCTTCAACCTCGCCCGCTTCCAACTGGGAGCGACAGCGCGCACAACCCGACTGCGCCACGGCCTGGCGAGCCTGGCTCGCCTCGTGGTGCCCTCCACCTTGTGGATCGGGGGCGTGGCGCTGCTGACCGGCTTCTACACATGGCCCACCGCGTTCTTCCTCAACGGACTGCTCGGCAGCGACCTCTGGACCGACCAGTGGCAGTTCTGGTTCCTGGAGAGCATCGTGTGGGCGACTCTCGGCGTGCTGGCGCTGCTCAGCATCCCCGCCCTGCACCGGCTCGAACGACGCCGGCCGTTCGAGTTCGCGCTCGGCATCCTGGCCGTCACCTTGGCCATGCGCTATCTCTGGGTCGGCATCATCGCCGGTTCACCTGCGCGGTACGCCCTTCCGGCGGTCGCCTGGTTCATCGCCTTGGGCTGGGCCGCGGCTCGCGCCGACTCTCGCAACCGGCGCCTGCTGGTCTCGGTACTGGGCGTGGGCGGCCTGATCGGCTTCTTCGGGTTCGACCTCGAAGACTTCGCCCGGATCGCGCTGATCGCAGGCGCTGTCTTGTTGCTGATCTGGCGCGCCACCGTGCCGGTGCCCCGCTCACTGGTGAAACCGCTGAGCGTGGTGGCCAGCGCCTCCTTGTTCATCTATCTGACTCACTGGCAGGTCTACCCGCATCTGGAGGACGACTTCCCGCTCCTCGCGACGATCGCCTCCGTGTTGGTGGGGATCGCCTATTACCGGGTGATCCGGCCGCTCTTACGCTTCACCCCATGA
- a CDS encoding aminoglycoside adenylyltransferase domain-containing protein, whose product MNDLPELEAQLAPGEADLLRTTLAALDAGVREAVGDVVGVYLKGSFALGAGDFHADVDFLVVTSEPLSDSAQADVRSLHRSLPDRVEHWAHNLEGSYVSLPSLAARASDEPWLYVNNGSREMEWSTHDNTEVFRWVLRNRGLTISGRSATSLIGDVPLVALRSEVARLAQSRAREAFEDPDYLANAWGQPHEVLSSCRLLYTASTGAVAGKADAARWCLSVVPDRFGALIEAAIASRPDPWERVHRQGDPASVAPTREFIEAMVPLVVAAAARPVVPPVVGS is encoded by the coding sequence GTGAATGACCTGCCTGAGTTGGAGGCGCAACTGGCTCCCGGCGAGGCCGACCTGCTGCGTACGACATTGGCCGCGCTCGACGCTGGCGTCCGAGAAGCCGTGGGTGATGTCGTTGGCGTCTATCTCAAGGGATCGTTTGCGTTGGGGGCCGGCGATTTCCATGCAGACGTCGACTTCTTGGTGGTGACCTCGGAGCCGTTGTCGGACTCTGCACAAGCCGATGTCCGGTCGCTGCATCGTTCATTGCCCGACCGTGTCGAGCACTGGGCGCACAACCTGGAGGGGTCGTACGTCTCGCTGCCGTCGCTGGCGGCACGAGCCTCGGACGAGCCGTGGCTGTATGTGAACAACGGCAGCCGTGAGATGGAGTGGTCGACCCACGACAACACTGAGGTGTTTCGTTGGGTGTTGCGCAATCGGGGACTGACCATCTCGGGTCGTTCGGCCACCTCGCTGATCGGCGACGTGCCGTTGGTTGCCCTGCGTTCGGAAGTCGCACGGCTGGCGCAGTCGCGTGCTCGTGAGGCGTTCGAGGATCCTGATTATCTCGCCAACGCGTGGGGTCAGCCGCACGAGGTTCTGAGCAGTTGTCGACTGCTCTATACGGCGTCCACCGGTGCGGTTGCGGGGAAGGCCGATGCCGCGCGTTGGTGCTTGTCGGTGGTGCCTGACCGGTTCGGCGCGCTGATCGAGGCTGCGATCGCCAGTCGCCCCGATCCGTGGGAGCGGGTGCATCGTCAGGGCGATCCGGCGTCGGTGGCGCCAACGCGGGAGTTCATCGAGGCGATGGTGCCCCTGGTCGTGGCAGCCGCCGCACGCCCCGTGGTGCCACCGGTGGTTGGTTCCTGA